DNA sequence from the Centropristis striata isolate RG_2023a ecotype Rhode Island chromosome 17, C.striata_1.0, whole genome shotgun sequence genome:
CAGGAAGGCAAGGCAGCGATGTTGATGGTGGAGACGCAGCAGAGGGACGTGGGGGCTAAACCCACAGCCACCGCCAACGGAGACGGCTCGGTCGGGGAACCCCCTTCCCCGTTAATTAATATCGGCGGTGGCGGCGGAGGAGGCGGCGGCTCTCGCTTCCATCAACATTTACCGCCCTCCAATCACCatccccaccaccaccagccaAAGGATCACCATCACTACCAGCTGGccccgcagcagcagcagcatctttCCGGGGAAAACATTGCAGAGTCCCCCGGTAGGaaagcctcctcctcctcctcgtcgcTCAGCCAGGTACACGCCGCCGAGGACCCCGCCGCTTCTTCCTCCGGCGCCGCgagcggcagcagcagccatGTATACGCGGCTGTGAGCGTCGCGAACACCTCGGACGTTGGGGAGGATATACGCAAGTGTGGCTATTTGAGAAAGCAAAAACACGGACACAAGAGGTTTTTTGTGCTTCGGGCTGCCAGCCACCTCGGGCCGAGCCGCCTGGAGTACTACGACAGCGAGAAGAAATTCAGGAGCTGCCTGCGCTCCGCCATCGCGGCCGCCGCAAGCGGTGGCGCGGTCGCCCCTTCTCCCCCGAAAAGGGTTATTTACCTCTACCAGTGCTTCACGGTAAACAAAAGGGCGGATTCCAAAAACAAGCACCTCATTGCCCTTTATACTAAAGACGAGTACTTTGCCATTGTGGCTGAAAACGAGCAGGAGCAAGAGGACTGGTACGTGGCTGTCAGTGAGTTGATGAATGAGGGTAAAAAAGGGCACGTGGATTCAGACGATTTAGATGATGGGTATGGTACTGTCACCCCCGGTACTGTGTTCAAAGAGGTGTGGCAGGTGAATGTGAAACCTAAAGGACTGGGTCAAACTAAAAACCTCACAGGTGTTTACCGGCTATGCCTCTCAACTAAAACCATTCACCTCGTAAAGTTGAACTCTGAAACCCCCTGTGTTAACCTTCAGCTGATGAATATCAGACGCTGCGGACATTCAGAAAGCTTCTTTTTCATTGAGGTGGGTCGCTCCTCCTCTATCGGGCCCGGGGAGATTTGGATGCAGGTGGACGACTCTGTTGTGGCCCAAAACATGCACGAGACCATCTTGGAGACGATGAAAGCCCTGAAAGCTTTTGCAGAGTTTCGGCCCAGGAGTAAGAGCCAGTCGTCGGGCTCCAATCCCATGCCATTTATCACAACGCGGCGCCATCTGGGCAACCTGCCACCGAGCCAGACGGGACTGCAGCGGCGGTCGAGGACAGAGTCAGTCGTCGGCACGCCACCGTCAAGTAAAAGCTCTGGGGCGAGTGGTTATCGCTTCCGAACATCCAGCGAGGGCGAGGGGACAATGAACCGGCCTTTCCGCTCCGCCACAGGAAGTCTGGTGCACCTTAACTCAGCCCGCGCCCATCATGGGCGTCAGGAAGGTGGTGGCAGCAGCAGCGGGAGTGGTGTCGCTACAGGAAATGCTGGCACAAGCACAGGAAGCGGGCGCTATGTCAGAGCCATCCCGGGGACGACGTCCACCTATCACGCCCGCTCCGCCTCGCTGCCAGTCTCCCACTTCCCCTCCACCACCAGTCCAGTTAGCGTCTCCTCCAGCAGTGGCCACGGCTCCGTCTCCGACACACTCACCCGCCCATCGAGCGCCTCGATATGCGGCTCTCCATCTGATGGCGGCTTCAACTCCTCGGATGAGTATGGCTCCAGTCCTGGTGATTTCCGGTACTTCCGGGTGCGGAGTAACACGCCTGACTCTCTGGGCAACACCCCACCAATCAGAGAAGAGAACTGTCTAAATGATTACATGGCTATGGGCTGGAACCGGGAGGTCTTCGGCACCGGAGGTAGCTCTGGAAACAACAGCGGAGGTGATACGCCACGAGACGAGAGCACGTCGACGACAGAGGATGAACGCTTTTCTTCATCATCACTGAGGCGGAGGACGCACTCTTTCACCAGACCGGCTGGTGGCGCAACAGGCGGTTCTGGAGTGGCGGTTTACCAGAAAATGACCCAGACCAACTTCTCATTGGACGAGGGGTCAGACGTGGTGTTGCCGTTTGGCAGCGGGCTGCTCCGTGGTGGGccgtcctcctcttcttcctctctccgcTCTGACTACAGCTCCTGCTCTGAGCACAGCCAGCAGAGCCGTCCCTCCACGCTCTCCCGGGCGGAGGCCAGTGGTGAACGCCCTCCcctctcctcgtcctcctctgcCAAGGAGGACAGCGGCTACATGCCCATGATGTGCGGCGTTGCTGCGTCACCACAGGACACTCCACCTGACTACATGCCTATGCAACCCAGCTCTTACTCCCATTCCCTTCAGTTTCACAGTCCAGCTTTAGGTCCCCGTTCagcccaccaccacccccagcTCCAGTCCCAATCCTCCACAGACTCCC
Encoded proteins:
- the LOC131989122 gene encoding insulin receptor substrate 2-B, whose protein sequence is MANFTNYQEGKAAMLMVETQQRDVGAKPTATANGDGSVGEPPSPLINIGGGGGGGGGSRFHQHLPPSNHHPHHHQPKDHHHYQLAPQQQQHLSGENIAESPGRKASSSSSSLSQVHAAEDPAASSSGAASGSSSHVYAAVSVANTSDVGEDIRKCGYLRKQKHGHKRFFVLRAASHLGPSRLEYYDSEKKFRSCLRSAIAAAASGGAVAPSPPKRVIYLYQCFTVNKRADSKNKHLIALYTKDEYFAIVAENEQEQEDWYVAVSELMNEGKKGHVDSDDLDDGYGTVTPGTVFKEVWQVNVKPKGLGQTKNLTGVYRLCLSTKTIHLVKLNSETPCVNLQLMNIRRCGHSESFFFIEVGRSSSIGPGEIWMQVDDSVVAQNMHETILETMKALKAFAEFRPRSKSQSSGSNPMPFITTRRHLGNLPPSQTGLQRRSRTESVVGTPPSSKSSGASGYRFRTSSEGEGTMNRPFRSATGSLVHLNSARAHHGRQEGGGSSSGSGVATGNAGTSTGSGRYVRAIPGTTSTYHARSASLPVSHFPSTTSPVSVSSSSGHGSVSDTLTRPSSASICGSPSDGGFNSSDEYGSSPGDFRYFRVRSNTPDSLGNTPPIREENCLNDYMAMGWNREVFGTGGSSGNNSGGDTPRDESTSTTEDERFSSSSLRRRTHSFTRPAGGATGGSGVAVYQKMTQTNFSLDEGSDVVLPFGSGLLRGGPSSSSSSLRSDYSSCSEHSQQSRPSTLSRAEASGERPPLSSSSSAKEDSGYMPMMCGVAASPQDTPPDYMPMQPSSYSHSLQFHSPALGPRSAHHHPQLQSQSSTDSHGYMMMLPGGSGSSPSPGQASPSPHSSSSMAGASGSDSIAERPENGEYMDMSYCSSGGHKLSNERSSEYYTPGTPEGTPKSYSPYFSLPRSYKAPTRERDEKEYGEYVPMSSPAKPVYSSVATASISTPEKRAGGGSSTSTPSHPPPPYGAHHTTAAMADRRVVRPNRLPLGRRSFHGPLRVSEPSTASAGTSTSVPATVSSSEGPSSPGEYINIEFGDHYPHQQQPPAYPLSAQDEAPSLASSDLRRSPHQDYMSVEVAADQQDSAGCLGKNQSPRPSLVAPWNPPSYIRPLASNPGALASPGVPAGGHWRSMGDDYTDMTFNLSRGERTQTSPTAMLQHLCVIEGRYGHAPTASSSSISPPLPPSSPGRAPTQQQEPKVVRADPQGRRRHSSETFSSTSSSNSTPSGGGLAPSSSATHPTLVNPTAPNGSYLTEGQASRWASSASFDSMWVSMEGLGDSPAPHAPVRAMEMPAAPGTSSSLTSGAGRMCRNMSVGYQNGLNYIALELREDGSNTGAMASGSTNGSSVAVAAAAVAGTVPLPENGAYASIDFTKSDGVTATTKD